The sequence CTGATTCAAGATAGCCGAAgcgtttgttatttttatattcactagtttgtatttacatttgacagcatttcaagttgataatGACAGACGACATAATATAGGGGACTGGTGGTGGGAGGTCCCTGTGTGCTAATGAGAAGTGAACGAActgaaaaagctgaacaaaCAGCTTGCTGATCAGGCCCAATATTATGACCACCTGCCTAATGCTGTGTTGGTTCCCCTTTTGCTGCCAAAATAGCCCTGACCCATCGAGGCGCAGACCTCCAGCAGCTCCCACATATCCTCGATTAGACTGAGATCTGGGAAATCTGGAGGCCAAGTCAATGGCTTAAAATGTTCCTGAACCTTTTTTTACTTGTGGCAAGGTgtattatcctgctgaaagaggccacagcaTCACCATTGTTCCTTCCTTGGACCACTTTTAATAGAatctgacgtgtgtgtgtggcttacAGTGAAAAAACTGCTTTGAGTGCCAgctcaaacagaaaacactcagatggaaaaaaataaattgtaagTTGTCACAGAAGATCAGACACTGATGATCACTGGTGTGAAACTTAGCTAAGTGTTTAGTACTGACTAACTTGTTGTGTTTAGACATGAGTAagccaataaaacaaacagcttAGCAGCACAGTTGTGCGTGGGTCTCCGGCGATTCTAAAGTGGTGTGACGGTAAATGGCGAGCCCCACCTCTCACCCATTGTCTGGGATGAACTGGATACGTGTGCCAGCATGAGAGCACTGAGCCAAGGATAAAGGAGCTCTGAACCAGTGCCATCAAAGGGGTTAAAGTGGAATCTCTCGGCCTGCAGAGCTATGCGCAGCCTTAACTGTCATCAGACCAGCGGAGCAGCATGTAACGTGTTATTTTGCTTAAGTAGGAGTTATACCTTTGACTTAAAGTCAAATCCATTAAAAATCAAGAGAAAACCTCTGAAATGTATTAAATGGATGATATTCTGTGATGAAAGTTCAAGTGGCTGATGGGATTTTTCAAACTTGACTCTAGAGAGACAAGCATATGCATTTTGGCACTTGTATCCACTTTTGAAGGATGGTTTCAGTTTTCTGCTGCGCTAATCAGTACCAGTCTCATACTAAAAACAAAGCAGGCGATAGcttgttagcttagcacaagtTCTAGAAACAAGGGGAAGCGGTAAACTAGCTTAATGTGCTCACATGGCAGTGACAtaaaactgtcagcaaggaagtGACCAAGATGTTAAAAGATGACAGAAACAGCTGTAAACTGTGCTACACGATCCTCAAAGTTCCTCTTCCGTTTTCACCTGAACCGTGCTATCCTGGGGCTCCAACTGCGGGTTCTGGCTCTCGCTGACGAGCATGTTGAATTGCAAGTCACTGTAATGGGAAAAGTCCTGCAGGAAGCCGGAGTTCTGGTTGAAGTTCATATCCACATTAGCAAAGGGGGAGGCAGTGATGTCCAAGTTGCCAGGCACGAGTGAGGAGAAGTTTGGGTTATTGAAGACCTCCCAAAATTCAGGCATGTCTACCAACTGGTTGTAAACGGCCGCCTCGTCTGTGTTTGAATCGACTGGATTGCAGTAACGCGGTTCCGCCGCAGCAGGTGTGCCGGGCAGGACAGGGTGCGACCGCTCTTGTGGCGACATCATGTTTTGGGCCTCTGGGAGGAACTGGATGACCTGATCTGAGGCAGGTGCGCTCTTGGCTGAAACAGATTACgttacagagaaaacaaagctgtTAGAAACATGATGAATGGTCAGTTATTAGACGGAGGTCTTTGTACCTGGATTGTGACATGTGATTCtcaaccttttttaaaaagcacacacacacagctgccagtcttGAAAAAGGTCTTCACTGAGATTACGGGAGGAGAAGTGCAGAGCCAGCTGTGTGATCATTTTGAAAGGTGTTTGTCTCATTGTTAATCTGTAGTACTTTATGCCACAAGGactgttttgccttgtttatATCAGTCAGACCAGGCTATGAAATGGAAATAACTGTGTgaaaaacctccaaaacaacccCACAGCTGAGTCGACATCAACCAAAACTAGCCTTCATGAAGGTGGAACTTGCTGCTCtttagttttaaccttttgtACAGTTTACCCTGTTGCTTTTATTACACACCATCTTTATCTTGTTTGGTGTATCTATATATGTATAACACATAAAACTAGTCTATCTTCATGTGATAATCAGTCATAGAAATGACATGTCACATAAGGAGTATTTGTGGCTGACCACTTCCTCTTTTGTCATGTCTGTGTATTCCAGTGGTCGAGTTTGGCATTTTTGGCAAATGTCATGTTAGCATGTGATCTGTTCTTCATCATGCAGTGATGAGTAGACAGAAAATGAttaagtgtgattttttttttgaagggcATTGTGATTCGTCCCAATTACAGAAGCTGCCATGTGTCTAATAGTGCATCTTCACAGCAGACGTGTTGACTCTTAGTAGGTGTGGTTAATGGCACAAACACCAACTCAACTGTTCCACTGAGGTTTCTGTAATTTACCCAAGTGAGCATGACCAAGACGCCCTTTTTTTCCagaggaaaataaatgaatggctCACTTGCACCTCGTTTCCACCAATGCAGTGCTGGTGTGGAGCTGGTGTGGGGGGctttctcaggaaaaaaaaagctttgagaCCCAAACGCTACTAGCAGGTGTTGGAGTAATTtccatgcaaaaaaataaataaaaaatgcatctgCTAGTCATGGGTGAAATTCCTGCACACTtaattttgtttcagttttggtGTCAGCAATTCTGTGGCACCAACCTGGGCCACAATGCCACCGGCCCTTTTTCAGGGGAAATATGTGGAACAGGTTCTAGATTATGGACTGGTCCTGCATCAGTGGAAAAGGGGCTTTGCGGTTCTTGAAGTCAGGCAGATAGACTACAGTTTAAACCTGGATTTTGAGAAGACTGGCTATCATTTAACAAGCAGTTTGAACATGATTGTGAATAGCTTTAATCTGGACTGAGTgtcaagttaaaataaaaataattgtatTCACTTAAAGGCACTTTATGCTTTTTGCATGATGAAATCCAAaaagtttagatttaaaatgttGGTTTGCTGTGCTTTTCCTGTTGTATTAAGTCACAATATTTTGAGTGAGAATATGTAAACATGGAGCCAGAGAGGTGGCACACCCCAGTCAAACAGTTCACATGCTGAattgtaaaaacacaaagatcaaACTGACAGTCTGAACCTCACCTGTCACACAGGGCTTCTCCTTGAGGTTCACCTCTGACTTTAGCCTTGTCTTCCGCTTCACCTCGTACGGGTCTGAAATGAGAAATGAAACGCTGTCAGTGTTTAGCAATAATCTGCtgcatctgtttttttaatttgtgagCACTATGACTggtaaagaggagagagaactGGCTGACATGATGGAGAGAAAGAAGGTGGCTGTATTGCGTGTGCAGGAGACCACGTGGAAAGGCCAGGAGCGCTGGAGgtggattcaaaatgttctATTGTGGTGTACATAGTGCTGTGGACGCGCAGAGAGTGTCAGACAGGATCATGGGTGTGACGGTGGAAATCAGAGGGGTGGTTTTCATTGTTATCTGTGCGTATGCCCCACAGGTtggatgtcatttagaaaagagAGGGGAGTTCTGGAGCAAGTTGGATCAAGTGGCAGAGAGTGTCCCCAAGGGGGGAAAGAGTAGGACAGACTTCAATGGACATGTAGATGATGGGAAGAGAGGTGATGAGGAAGTGTTGAGTAGGAATGGTATCAAGGAATGCCGAAGGAAAGATGGTGGTGGCCGGTGACGTAATGGTGGAATGAGGACGTACAGGAAAGTATTCAAAGAGGCTTACAGTGAGTTGTATGTGAGGCTGGACACCAAGAAAGGAGATAAAGGTTTGTTTTGATTGGTTAAACAGAGTGATCGAGCTGGAAAGGATTTGCAGCAGGATGGAAATGTACTAATGAGTAAGGAGAGTGTGCAGAGAAGGTGGAAGGAGTActttgagagagaaaaaagacagaggACAGTTAATGAACATGAAAGTGCAGTGAGGAGGAAGTGAGGACAGCtatgaagaggaggaagaacagAAAGGTGGCTGGTCCTGATGACATAAGTGTGGAAGTGTAGAGATGTATAGGAGAGAGGACAGTGGACTTTATGACCAGAAGAAGGAGGGAGACCGGCGGAAAAGTGAATCTATAgggagtagagatggaccgattcgatattacgtatcggtatcggtccgatactgacctaaattactggatcggatatcggagaaaaataaaaaatgtaatccgatccattaaatatcacgaaagcacctcacaaaacttgcaacacgccgtaactcacctcagaacgttagcatgtcggagcagtatgcatcacgtgatagagcggctgtggcatgcgggacctgtggtctggatagcatgtggagcttcgctagcaacccggcatttcatctccgacaaagttatcccgagagaagtaaagcaagtgtgtaagtccatctctgaatgtttgtaaagcattcctgcgttaagcttaacgagcgactgcctctcgctctccggctgctacttcaatcgtgaaactgcttaaatgatcagctgatcggcttttctgtcgcgagtccgtctctcttgtttgtttttggcccactttgcaccagaaagaggaaaccagcggctgaacaacagcagcacgtttaagcttgatcagctgttgttagaatttatttaatattactttctacaccaggatctttttctacgtagctgacggctggtaactgtgcaggggcggatctagcaaagtttagccaggggggccgatagggcattaacagggaaaagggggcacaaagacatacttttctttcttattctcatttaaaatgtctagcttttaataaataattatctgacacacaaagttttaatttgatgtaaaatgaataaaagtcaattactgtatatagtgactattaagtctaatatatataccctagtaagctatagtactttttcctttgggaaggtaccatctgtgcagtctgcaattttgttgaagaaagatgttgaatctatttaatatttcttgaaaaataattgatttctgtgcattttttttcacactgcatcaaattaaggttgattacgtcgattaagcatcatgaggtggagtgtgaggggtggttccctattttttatttatttatttttgttgttgctgggagttggaaccctattagttaggttgcttaatatatatgctaagtactctttaaaataccagaatagggaggatggtgtaggtttaagtttattagattgatcagtattgctgaactatgaaatattttttttgtatacaggtataacagaatagctttagtgtagttgttgttttaaacttgagtatgaacttgcagacttgcaaaatgcagcaagatattttaaaaaacagttttgttgattaaaaaacactatatcggattcatatcggtatcggcagatatccaaatttatgatatcggtatcggtatcggacataaaaaagtggtatcgtgccatctctaacaGGGAGTAGAGATAGTGGAGgctcatggatgtagtgaaggaggacgtgcagagggttggtgtggcaGAAGAGGATGTTAGGGAAGTCCAGTGCTTACTGACCTGGATTGCGAGGCAGGTACTTGAATGTAACGGGCTCGCTCTCCATCTGGTCTGAGATGCGACGCAGGGCCAGGTTGACTTCCACTTCCTCTGTGATGTCTTGGTCCTCGTAGGGCGGAGTCTTAAACACGATGGCGATCTGTCGGTGCACGTCTGTCTGGGCAAACTCCCCGTTCGCCTTCCACGACTCTCGCCTGAAGATGATCTCGATGTCGTCTGAGGACCAAACACGCAAAGCTCTTTATTATTCAAGAAACATTAGAACATGTTTGTGTTCTcattcatccaggtcatggGAGTCTTTaacaagaagcttcttcacttCTGGGAGTCCCAGGTTTTATTACATTAGGGACTCCGTAATGGTCAGCACCTAGGCTCATGGGACCCTTGACTCCAAGGCCACCTTCCTGTTCGCCTTAAGAAGCGAAGAAGCCTCTTAATTAAGAATCGAtgagaaaatgtttcaaaaaggatccaaaatacaaagaagattaaaaataaaaccttttttttagaGGAATCAAAACTTTTAATACTTTAATTCAAAATAATTAGGTCACAACAGTTTTCTTCTTTAGGGCACGTTACCACCTGGAAACCACCTACAAGTCCTCCTTCATCACATCCACACACCTCCTCTTtgtgctttcttcttctctgacgGCATCTTTCTACCTGCAAGTCTtcactgcacatgtccaaacaaaCTCAGGCTCATCTTTCTTACTTTGTCCCAGAACCGTCCAACCTGAGCGGTCGCTGTGATGAGCTCCAAACATCTCAGCATGTCAAACTCAGCTTCTTCCAGGTCTTTTCATACGTTTCATGCAATGTAACTGATCTCTCAGCTGCCTTCTTAACTTTTACTTTCATGTTggtatccttctgtcacaaccCAGTACCCTTTTCTTCACCTCTTTTTCACACCCCAGTTGTTCTGGATGGTTGACCCCAAGTATTTAAACTCAACCAccttcacctcctccatcatcctcaccaaaacacattttctacTTTGCTCCTTCTCACCTTCACTCCTTTTCTCTACACAGGAAACCCCCACAGCTCCCCGTGTAGACCGACACATCATACGCAAACATAATATTCCACAGAGTCAGATCTCATCTGCCAGCTTGAGAAGCTCTCAAAAGCAGCTTCTCAAATTCACTTTTAACCAGTCTGTCGCTCCTACCACACACTATTGTCTCAGTGCACCCATGCATATCCTGCATCGCTCTCACACTTCTCTCTAAcactcctgacttcctcatgcAGCACCGCACCACCTTCCTGGGCACCCCGTCACATGCTTTCTCTTAGtcaagaaaaacacaatgtgaCTCTACTTTAAGTTACAaaaatgtgggtgtgtgtgggttgttttttttaataacacaaacacaaaaatctcaTTTAAAAGTTAACTAAAGCTCCAAAGCCCTACAAGTAAACTTAGATTGTAATCAGGCTCTTTGTCGCGTTTCTGAATAGTGGAAACTGGACTTGTTTTATGTAATCTACTCCTGGAACCTAACTTCAAAAAAACTTTCCTGTTACCTTTCTGCACTTTGTCACACAACATGTAGACCTCCGTCTTGCCAGTGCAGGGACCTTCATACAGGTTCAAATGGGTGATCTTCAGCTGTGATGTAGTTGTTGCctctggaattaaaaaaaacatgcacgACAAAGCGTGAGAATAGGGAAGTACGCTGCCTTATTTTTGGCGCGCTTGGTTGACTGCGGTCAAGGCTTTTCGGTGTGTTTGTCTGGTTATGTCTTACTCTTGTCATAAATGGGCTTCGACACCACCGGGCTGAGATGGTCTTTCCTGCCGTCCTGCCACTCGAGCTCGCACTGAAAGCACAGACGCACTGAATTCATGTCCATGTCTTCAATGCCCTTCGAATGCCCGGCTGAGGGGAGAACAGAGACAAAATGGGTCAGTGAGGACAGAAAAAACTGCCTTTATATATgtgaataagataagataacctttattagtcccacacgtgggaaatttgttttgtcacagcaggaagtggacagtgcaaaagttatgaggcaaaaattagaatacaataagaataaatacagtacacagctgtacagaatagaataaaataaaatactatatacagtagaataaaataaaataaatatacaataagataaaaatagaatacaaatacaaatactatatacaactgagtaaaaatacaacgatgacagaaaggattattgcacttagtattattgaaTGAAGAATAACGTGGAGATTAAGGTGCGGTGTATTGGCATACGTCTCCCACTCACTCTGAAATGGGTCGATATTTAGACTTCTTCGCTTCTGAAGTGAAATGTCCAGCTCTTTCCGCCTCACACACTGAATACCAAGGTTAGCGAAGCTGGGTGTAAAAACAAGGGGAActgttcaaataaaatgtaaagacaCACCACGAATTTTAAGGTATCAAAATGGCAGGGATCGAAGGCGAATGCTCACCTGTGACGTCGGTTGTTGCGAGGGTTGAATGTGACAAAACAGATCCCTGTACCATTTGGACAGTCTTTACCCACGAGGCAGTGGGGGTGAGGCCGGTGTGGGAGGTCTTTGGTCACCAAAGAAACTGTGACGTTGACTTTCTTTAAGCCGTCGATGGAACCCTGaatctgaaagaaagaaaagaacaagatTTATAGCAAAAATCCAGAATAAGTTCAGAGCTGTGATGCCTATTAATGTGATTTTCTtgatagaaaacagaaaaagttgTCTAAAGTTCTTAATTTTTTCCCTGACCAACAGACCAAAGCTGTTGTAATATGCCAAACTAAAGCAGATAACCCTGACATCTGAGAAACTTGGCTTGAAAAGAGTTGAAATAAAAGCCGATTAACCTTCTCTATCTGTTGCTCCAGGattttttgtctctttcccCCTCAGACATTTTTCAGGGGCAGACTTTAAACAATAGGTTTCTAGAAGGTCATTACAGATTTCCTGAtgtattacaataaaaatataaataaaagcaaaactaaGTCCTCTCAGGTACCAGTTTCATCCAAAAACAATGACAGGTTAACACCATTGTTCACCGCTATTAATATCCATTATGCAACCGGACATTTCCTTGACTAAACTTTATATAACCTGGTAACCACCAAGTCAATGTGTGAATGATCGTGACGTGTAGATGTGTGtggcagtgttttttagtaAGCAGCTGGGGGATATACCTCCTTGTATCTCACTGCACTTGAGCTGGGATTTGTGGGGACTTTCTAATTGATTCAgacaaaccacatttttttcagtctccACCCATTTCAGACAGGAGGGGTCAAGTGAACAGAGTAAACAGGATCAGCTGTGGTTAAAAGTGCCTAACTGCCTCTGAGGTCGTGTAAACTCCCCTTCTGAAACAAAAACTCCTACCTCTATCGTAGGCAGGGTCTTTTCAGTGTGGGTGCTGGATGCTCCCAGGATGCTGCCCGCCGAGCGTCCTTCACATTCATAGCGAAACCTCATGCCTCTGTCTTTGGGCTCCTCCACTATCGCGAGCTTGGGCTTGTCCAGAACACGCTCCAGAATGTCCGTGTCGCCTCGGTTCTGAGAGGACGGGATGCCGGAGTTCTTCGAGTTCAGCAAACACGAGGACCCTCGCCCAGAGGAAGGATGAGTCGATGCCATATCCATGACAGGGAGGACTGGCTGATGGGGGGGACAAGagaaagcaatttaaaaaaattgactTAAACATATTTACCTCGCACTAGAAACTTCTGGCAGAAATGAAAAGATGCAGACAACATGCAACAACCAACCAAGCCTCACGACTGTCCCTAAAGGCTGGTGATGCACATTAGATGAGTCTTTTATAACCTGATCTAATGAGTAAAGATAATTTCTGTACTCGAAAGACTTCAAAGCAAATCCACAAAGCATCTGAAAGAAGAAAcaatagttgttgtttttttaattttcccccactggtttgtgtttattttatgttttaaccatttctttatcatgtttGTGATCTCGATGctttttatttctgctctgGTCTTACCTCATGCCCCCACGGTTTCTTTTCCCTATTCCATCTGTTTTAGCAGGAAATGTAAAAGTCAGATGGCTCGACTTGATGTTTCTCATGAAAACTTAATTTACACTCAGAGGTTTTCTTGCTTTGGATGTACAAATGCGGTGAGTCAGTTTGCTGACAGCATGAAACATCTCTCCAGTTGAACTATGCCTTTAGATTTCCGATCATCAACTATCGACCTTTCTCAACACTCTTCcaagaagaaaaactgaacttctgcagtaaaataaaagtaCTGGCAACTgccagtgctacccctcagACTCCCAGCAGACGCACCTGTGGTATCAATTACAAAATCCTACGTCATCTTGTCCTcaagttatcgcattcacaaacttAGGTGCCCACGTCACCGGCCTCGGTGAGGTGACGACAATACATGATCAGCCTTTTACGGCTGAGGAGTAAAGACCTGACAAGTCACATTTCATTCACTCGATGTGTAAAGGAGATGAAGTCACCAAGTCAAATACGCAGGCATTCGCAACCAGTTACAACCTATAAGAATATCTACAGTTTCGAAGCACTGACTCACTTTCAAAGCACAACTTCATAAAAtccttttaataaaatgtttcccTTCCGAACGTCTaggttatttaatttaaaaaccaaGTGTGATGTTTCAGTATttcaccattaaaaaaatacaatgagAGAAAAGTGTCAAAAATGGCAACAAATGCAATTTAATATCTCAGAATATTTCTAAATGATTACTTTGCATCTTTTTGTAGCAGCTCAGCTCCCATTTTGGGAACCCCCATGTTAAACTGAGACACTCTATataaagcagctgaaagtagttcCACTTTGACAAGCTAAAATACTACAATGGTACTTTTTACACACCAGTGTGTCTGTATTAACAGTCTAATGATGTTACACGGTTTTGCGGTTTTACTGCTgaaagagcttttttttccccGCCTCGACATCTTCATAGTTTTAATGAAGAAAAACGACCTCATGTCTCTTGGGCAGTGATGACACTACAGATGAAGCATGCAGTGAAAGAACTGACTCATGgcgtgtgtttctttttgttttctctccataCATGTGCTTTCTATCAGTGAGCAGAGTTAACCTCGTGCTCTGCGACTCCTCCTCTTGCATATGATGTCTTATTTTTTCCGTTACACCGCAGACCACCGAGCTTTTTCCGCTCCCACTCAAGACTTTGTatctcttttttgtctttgctgcttttagtttctctctttctctgcagtGCCATCCTCGCTCATTTGTTTCTGCTCATCGAGGCGCCTGATTGCTTTCTCTTACATCACCGTGAACCCAAAGTTATCACAAATCAAGTTTCACCCGACTCACTGCAGTCTATCTGCTGTAgctaatcaaaaaaaaaaaaaaaacagaagataaGAATGATAATGATCAAACCTGCAGGTAAGAAAAGTAGTAAAGAAGTCGCCTCCTTTGTCAGACGTGTTGCTGTGAATCATTAAACCATCGCTGCAGAGATGTGGTGATACCTCTGCATGAGATCATGTTTCATAATATCCTGTCGAGCCCCAGACGTCTTTGGTCAAAGTGTTTGTATGCACCCCTGCAATCGTGTTAGCCCCCTccccaaaagaagaaaagaaaaaaaaaaaaggactggaCCTTTCAACAAAAGCCTGCTACACCGAGCCAGCAAACGGAAATAGGAAGTCAGCTCAGCCTTACGcccttcagccaatcacagcactGACACGGGGGTGAAAAATGCAACCTTTCGTCTCCGGTGGGTTTGGCTTGTAAACAGAAAGGATGGCAAACTGAAAGCAGGAGTCAGATTACAGCTCTTCCAAAATGTCCTCTCCACTCCCCAAGCCCACCTCctctataacaacaacaaaaaaaaaagcacaaagaggTGTGCCACGCTCCCTCACAAGCTGCAAAACCTCTTCAAACCCAGCAACATAACCTGTGCAGCTCATTCACTAAGAGAAGGCTGAACTACTCT comes from Astatotilapia calliptera chromosome 14, fAstCal1.2, whole genome shotgun sequence and encodes:
- the relb gene encoding transcription factor RelB homolog isoform X2 — translated: MIDMDMVNGTSEETTPLPGIDPQDDNYSSLNSIDFDLIQEYITESEQVAPSLSGLPGPPPPPAGLPCSTPTPIHKPTQTSKPVLVARGTSSKPVLPVMDMASTHPSSGRGSSCLLNSKNSGIPSSQNRGDTDILERVLDKPKLAIVEEPKDRGMRFRYECEGRSAGSILGASSTHTEKTLPTIEIQGSIDGLKKVNVTVSLVTKDLPHRPHPHCLVGKDCPNGTGICFVTFNPRNNRRHSFANLGIQCVRRKELDISLQKRRSLNIDPFQTGHSKGIEDMDMNSVRLCFQCELEWQDGRKDHLSPVVSKPIYDKKATTTSQLKITHLNLYEGPCTGKTEVYMLCDKVQKDDIEIIFRRESWKANGEFAQTDVHRQIAIVFKTPPYEDQDITEEVEVNLALRRISDQMESEPVTFKYLPRNPDPYEVKRKTRLKSEVNLKEKPCVTAKSAPASDQVIQFLPEAQNMMSPQERSHPVLPGTPAAAEPRYCNPVDSNTDEAAVYNQLVDMPEFWEVFNNPNFSSLVPGNLDITASPFANVDMNFNQNSGFLQDFSHYSDLQFNMLVSESQNPQLEPQDSTVQVKTEEEL
- the relb gene encoding transcription factor RelB homolog isoform X1, which codes for MIDMDMVNGTSAEETTPLPGIDPQDDNYSSLNSIDFDLIQEYITESEQVAPSLSGLPGPPPPPAGLPCSTPTPIHKPTQTSKPVLVARGTSSKPVLPVMDMASTHPSSGRGSSCLLNSKNSGIPSSQNRGDTDILERVLDKPKLAIVEEPKDRGMRFRYECEGRSAGSILGASSTHTEKTLPTIEIQGSIDGLKKVNVTVSLVTKDLPHRPHPHCLVGKDCPNGTGICFVTFNPRNNRRHSFANLGIQCVRRKELDISLQKRRSLNIDPFQTGHSKGIEDMDMNSVRLCFQCELEWQDGRKDHLSPVVSKPIYDKKATTTSQLKITHLNLYEGPCTGKTEVYMLCDKVQKDDIEIIFRRESWKANGEFAQTDVHRQIAIVFKTPPYEDQDITEEVEVNLALRRISDQMESEPVTFKYLPRNPDPYEVKRKTRLKSEVNLKEKPCVTAKSAPASDQVIQFLPEAQNMMSPQERSHPVLPGTPAAAEPRYCNPVDSNTDEAAVYNQLVDMPEFWEVFNNPNFSSLVPGNLDITASPFANVDMNFNQNSGFLQDFSHYSDLQFNMLVSESQNPQLEPQDSTVQVKTEEEL